In Acidobacteriota bacterium, one DNA window encodes the following:
- a CDS encoding S41 family peptidase → MTLFCLGLLSAFHVSSRAATCPELAPTRQVSFHGQESRLFDRLLETIRRERGSIPAPLNVLETFGACLEVIDGEPELQSLHWQVDSRRRQLTVRLGNDFSRSYRITPRLARLARQVVSHLVESRQASDSKLRNALWYLWFESTLRATGERFDRYEFARQTIASRAASRGRSFSVGFAAARQEDHFVVTMVHDPELRRAGLRSGMKITRLDGRPPQTLDPAEVANYWLRDRPFTYTFDALNGGASLHFEADALARQHRTLVHIEGDGVTYVGLRRFSQRSLLELRRVLRDAERISPRGLIVDLRGNPGGVASPGLVDLFLKPGEIAITYQEWGEEEIVNWYGTIEFYDIPLVLLVDRHTASMAEALAAAIATYRRGTLVGETTFGKGVGQAVFEILDEGILLLVDRTLYYPGTRRSWNGEGIAVDVPVAISDEIEASLDRLQADPLPGLDRLAAQDPALQRAIDLLLPAASPPEEAP, encoded by the coding sequence GTGACTTTGTTTTGCCTCGGGCTGCTCTCAGCTTTCCACGTCTCCTCTCGGGCCGCGACCTGCCCCGAGCTGGCCCCCACCCGGCAGGTCTCCTTTCACGGCCAGGAAAGCCGGCTTTTCGATCGCCTGCTCGAGACCATCCGCCGGGAACGGGGCTCGATTCCAGCTCCGCTGAACGTTCTCGAGACCTTCGGAGCCTGCCTCGAGGTGATCGACGGTGAACCTGAATTGCAATCACTCCACTGGCAGGTCGACTCCCGCCGTCGGCAACTGACCGTCCGCCTCGGAAACGATTTCAGCAGGAGCTACCGGATCACTCCCAGGCTCGCCCGGCTCGCCAGGCAGGTCGTCTCGCACCTGGTCGAAAGCCGACAGGCCAGCGACTCGAAGCTGCGGAACGCGCTGTGGTACCTGTGGTTCGAAAGCACCCTCCGCGCCACCGGCGAACGCTTCGATCGCTACGAGTTCGCCCGGCAGACGATCGCGAGCCGGGCAGCGAGCCGGGGCAGGAGTTTCTCGGTGGGCTTCGCCGCCGCACGCCAGGAGGACCACTTCGTCGTCACCATGGTCCACGATCCGGAGCTGCGTCGGGCCGGTCTGCGCAGCGGCATGAAGATCACTCGCCTCGATGGCCGTCCGCCTCAAACCCTCGATCCCGCTGAGGTGGCAAACTACTGGCTGCGCGACCGTCCCTTCACCTACACCTTTGACGCCCTGAACGGGGGCGCATCCCTCCACTTCGAAGCCGACGCCCTTGCCCGGCAGCATCGAACCCTCGTTCACATCGAGGGCGATGGCGTAACCTACGTCGGCCTCCGCCGCTTTTCGCAGCGCAGCCTGCTCGAACTCCGCCGCGTCCTCCGCGACGCGGAGCGGATCTCCCCCCGGGGGTTGATTGTCGACCTGAGAGGGAATCCCGGCGGCGTGGCCTCTCCCGGCCTGGTGGACCTCTTCCTCAAACCCGGAGAAATCGCCATCACCTACCAGGAATGGGGAGAAGAAGAGATCGTGAACTGGTACGGCACCATCGAGTTCTATGACATCCCCCTGGTCCTGCTCGTCGATCGCCACACCGCCTCGATGGCCGAAGCCCTCGCCGCGGCGATCGCCACCTACCGGCGCGGCACCCTCGTCGGAGAAACCACTTTCGGCAAGGGAGTGGGACAGGCGGTCTTCGAGATCCTCGACGAGGGCATTCTGCTGCTCGTCGATCGTACGCTCTACTATCCCGGAACCCGGCGAAGCTGGAACGGCGAGGGGATCGCGGTAGATGTTCCGGTGGCGATCTCCGACGAGATCGAGGCCTCCCTCGATCGACTCCAGGCCGATCCCCTCCCCGGTCTCGATCGACTCGCGGCGCAGGATCCCGCCCTTCAGCGCGCCATCGACCTCTTGCTCCCTGCCGCATCCCCCCCCGAGGAGGCCCCGTGA
- a CDS encoding tetratricopeptide repeat protein — MKLRKRCLAPVWLLPLAFVPPTPAQNALPIDEQAIIAEMDQLVDAAAPTDARTARRAQKLLKKGFKAHQRHKYEKALELYQQALDLTPLDARIYFEVAYCWNSLGEQTRALDAAIRAIALDPKQEIYHIIKGSILDDLGFFDEAVATYRRLLEIAPDSYLARVNLGITFLRRNLLDTAEKELLTAVEVAPEAPLAYFHLASLARIRGDDYDEEKYLDAFIERSGRDPRREPAEARLAQLRRIEVALNPNQPHMEIALVEQMLRGLWKASKFRELHPEARGYRETYQEDREIADQILSIWREKKNDDPSVAHARYDLLLRVDDAGFLEEFIWYTGRRNLGEPARKWIEEHPRRIERFEAWARAEGLLKDAPQEGPARQPSKMARMRAYPREVMEAILNSTRSYKVDTQAVFDEDARRREGERMARMALGSGDRVSCRSALTSARKNLLALATLALEPVLRCYRPGDEPYEEAIKMLSRLMAHASEIIFAPRGEVEIDGKTTHIGIEDNDYLMYFLGKAAWHGEKEIRLAHGGADVAQGRPSMAEELFALETLAGGYLNALKQGEEDASAPQQRKTPEFERLLAAIRRGNLRGFALYEVLHKWYGVRLDNLSRGEAQALRKYLQEQVLIVRPSR, encoded by the coding sequence GTGAAGCTGCGAAAGCGATGCCTGGCTCCCGTCTGGTTGCTGCCGCTTGCGTTTGTCCCCCCGACCCCGGCCCAAAACGCGCTCCCCATCGATGAGCAGGCCATCATCGCCGAAATGGATCAGCTCGTGGACGCTGCGGCCCCCACCGACGCCAGGACGGCCAGGCGCGCCCAGAAGCTGCTGAAAAAAGGCTTCAAGGCCCACCAGCGCCACAAGTACGAAAAAGCCCTCGAGCTTTACCAGCAGGCCCTCGACCTCACCCCTCTCGACGCCCGCATCTACTTCGAGGTGGCCTATTGCTGGAACTCCCTGGGCGAACAGACGCGGGCCCTGGATGCGGCCATCCGCGCCATCGCCCTGGATCCCAAACAAGAGATCTACCACATCATCAAGGGGAGCATCCTCGACGATCTGGGCTTCTTCGACGAGGCGGTGGCCACCTACCGCCGCCTGCTCGAAATCGCTCCCGACAGCTATCTGGCCCGGGTCAACCTCGGCATCACGTTTCTCCGGCGCAATCTCCTCGACACCGCGGAGAAGGAACTGCTGACAGCCGTCGAGGTCGCTCCCGAGGCTCCCCTGGCCTATTTCCACCTGGCCAGCCTGGCCAGAATCCGCGGCGACGACTACGACGAGGAAAAGTACCTCGATGCCTTCATCGAGCGAAGCGGGCGCGACCCGCGAAGGGAGCCGGCCGAAGCCCGGCTCGCGCAGCTCCGCCGCATCGAAGTCGCCCTGAACCCCAATCAGCCCCACATGGAGATCGCCCTGGTGGAGCAGATGCTTCGCGGCCTGTGGAAAGCCAGCAAGTTCAGAGAACTCCATCCGGAGGCCCGGGGTTACCGGGAAACCTACCAGGAAGACCGAGAGATCGCCGACCAGATCCTCTCCATCTGGAGGGAGAAGAAAAACGACGACCCTTCGGTCGCGCACGCTCGCTACGACCTGCTGCTGCGGGTCGATGACGCCGGCTTTCTCGAGGAGTTCATCTGGTACACCGGGCGCCGGAATCTGGGAGAGCCGGCGCGGAAGTGGATCGAGGAGCACCCCCGGCGCATCGAGCGTTTCGAGGCCTGGGCACGGGCCGAGGGCCTGCTGAAAGACGCTCCGCAGGAGGGCCCAGCCAGGCAGCCGTCGAAGATGGCGAGGATGCGCGCCTATCCACGGGAAGTCATGGAAGCGATACTGAATTCCACCAGGTCCTACAAGGTCGATACCCAGGCCGTCTTCGACGAGGACGCTCGGCGGCGCGAGGGAGAGCGCATGGCGCGCATGGCCCTCGGCTCGGGAGATCGAGTTTCGTGCCGTTCGGCCCTGACCTCGGCCCGCAAGAACCTGCTGGCCCTCGCAACGCTCGCTCTCGAGCCGGTGCTCCGCTGCTACCGTCCCGGCGACGAACCCTACGAGGAGGCGATCAAGATGCTCTCGCGCCTGATGGCTCATGCCTCCGAGATCATCTTCGCTCCCCGCGGCGAAGTGGAAATCGACGGAAAGACGACTCACATCGGAATCGAAGACAACGACTACCTGATGTACTTCCTGGGCAAGGCGGCATGGCACGGGGAAAAGGAGATCCGGCTGGCCCATGGCGGAGCCGACGTCGCGCAGGGCCGGCCATCGATGGCGGAAGAACTCTTCGCCCTCGAAACCCTCGCCGGCGGCTACCTGAATGCTCTGAAACAGGGAGAGGAGGACGCGTCGGCACCGCAGCAGCGTAAAACACCGGAGTTCGAGCGACTACTGGCCGCCATCAGGCGGGGCAATCTGAGGGGTTTCGCGCTCTACGAGGTGCTCCACAAGTGGTATGGAGTCCGACTGGACAATCTCTCCAGGGGCGAAGCCCAGGCGTTACGCAAGTACTTGCAAGAACAGGTGCTGATCGTCCGACCCTCTCGCTGA
- a CDS encoding SAM-dependent methyltransferase, with protein MERAIRRRVERDGWISYRAFMEWALYHPEDGYYTRPGMMTGRRGDFSTSPDVAPAFGRRLAVQAAEIHSLLGGGSWRMVELGPGRGLLAGDLLEGLERHAPASLAALEEVVLVEISSSLREVQRRHLAAWSERVEVTWAAGLEGLPAVEGVVLANEFFDALPVHLVERRGGDVLEVGVALAAGGELRLEAGPRAEATVAAIAEDYALVPREGDRAEVCSALPGVLAELARILPRGGALVVDYGLPAAILGDRAHREGTAVGYFEHRVVTDLLARPGRQDLTAHVNWDHLEDTARAAGFTVVGRTWQDRFLMALGLLEDLAAPEGGDEDPAATAERLAARALILPGGGGKRFEVLGLARGLAGPWRGWSMG; from the coding sequence GTGGAACGGGCCATTCGCCGCCGCGTGGAGCGGGACGGATGGATCTCGTACCGCGCTTTCATGGAATGGGCCCTCTACCACCCCGAGGACGGCTACTACACCCGGCCCGGCATGATGACCGGTCGCCGGGGTGATTTCTCGACTTCTCCCGACGTGGCCCCGGCCTTCGGTCGCCGGCTGGCGGTGCAGGCGGCGGAGATCCACAGCCTGCTCGGCGGCGGTTCCTGGCGCATGGTGGAACTGGGGCCGGGCCGCGGGCTGTTGGCCGGTGACCTGCTCGAGGGCCTCGAGCGCCACGCTCCGGCGAGCCTGGCGGCCCTCGAGGAAGTCGTGCTGGTGGAGATCAGTTCCTCCCTGCGGGAGGTCCAGCGCCGGCATCTGGCGGCCTGGAGCGAGCGGGTCGAAGTGACCTGGGCGGCCGGCCTGGAAGGGCTGCCCGCCGTCGAGGGCGTGGTGCTGGCCAACGAGTTTTTCGATGCCCTGCCGGTGCACCTGGTCGAGCGCCGGGGGGGCGACGTGCTCGAGGTGGGAGTCGCTCTGGCCGCCGGCGGGGAACTGCGACTCGAAGCCGGTCCCCGCGCCGAGGCCACGGTGGCCGCGATCGCCGAAGACTATGCGTTGGTGCCCCGGGAAGGGGACCGGGCCGAGGTTTGCTCCGCGCTGCCGGGCGTGTTGGCCGAGCTGGCGCGGATCCTCCCCCGGGGCGGGGCCCTGGTGGTGGACTATGGACTGCCCGCCGCCATCCTGGGCGACAGGGCCCACCGGGAAGGCACCGCGGTGGGGTACTTCGAGCACCGGGTGGTGACGGACCTGCTGGCTCGGCCCGGAAGGCAGGATCTCACCGCCCACGTCAACTGGGACCACCTCGAAGACACGGCCCGCGCCGCCGGTTTCACCGTGGTCGGCCGCACCTGGCAGGATCGTTTCCTGATGGCCCTGGGCCTGCTCGAGGATCTGGCCGCCCCCGAGGGGGGCGACGAGGATCCCGCCGCCACCGCCGAGCGCCTCGCGGCCCGGGCGCTGATTCTTCCCGGTGGGGGGGGCAAGCGTTTCGAGGTGCTGGGCCTGGCCCGCGGGCTGGCGGGCCCCTGGCGGGGCTGGTCGATGGGCTGA
- a CDS encoding NADH-quinone oxidoreductase subunit B family protein: MKAYVNPHIIKKPDDGVFTTRLSAVVDWGRKNSLWPFPMGLACCAIEMMAMVASRYDVARFGAEALRFSPRQADLMLVSGTVSKKMAPAVRKLYAQMPEPKWAVAVGACASSGGMMNSYSTVQGVDELIPVDLYVSGCPPRPEALIDALIMLQRKIMAGEPSALDRWKAAQDRGGAEPVELAPTGSTAQNPLTYASPEYPRKALPAHPELAARRFRRV; encoded by the coding sequence ATGAAGGCTTACGTCAATCCCCACATCATCAAGAAGCCCGATGACGGGGTCTTCACGACCCGTCTGTCCGCCGTGGTCGACTGGGGCCGGAAGAACTCCCTGTGGCCCTTTCCCATGGGCCTGGCCTGCTGCGCCATCGAGATGATGGCCATGGTGGCCTCGCGCTACGACGTGGCCCGCTTCGGGGCCGAGGCGCTGCGTTTCTCGCCGCGCCAGGCGGACCTGATGCTGGTCTCCGGGACCGTCAGCAAGAAAATGGCCCCCGCCGTGCGCAAGCTCTATGCCCAGATGCCCGAGCCCAAGTGGGCCGTGGCCGTGGGGGCCTGCGCCTCCTCGGGCGGGATGATGAACTCCTACTCCACCGTCCAGGGCGTGGACGAGTTGATCCCCGTCGACCTGTACGTCTCCGGCTGCCCGCCGCGCCCGGAGGCCCTGATCGATGCGCTGATCATGCTCCAGCGAAAAATCATGGCTGGAGAGCCCTCGGCTCTCGATCGCTGGAAGGCGGCCCAGGACCGGGGCGGCGCCGAGCCGGTGGAGCTCGCCCCGACCGGGAGCACGGCCCAGAACCCGCTGACCTACGCTTCGCCGGAGTACCCCCGCAAGGCCCTGCCGGCCCACCCGGAACTGGCGGCCCGGCGCTTCCGCCGCGTCTGA
- a CDS encoding sigma-70 family RNA polymerase sigma factor, protein MISGSPPPDPPLDASVEGEAFEAVAEDLVEEPAAEPETSTALVPVNQERLPVSVDPLARYIQEVRRVEELDPAQEQDLARRYRERGDAEAARRLITANLRLVVKLALMYRRAFRNVWDLIQEGNIGLMEALKRYDPEQKVRFSTYAAWWIKAYMLKYLLDNHRLVRVGTTNARRKLLYNLRKEQRKLAAEGIQATPKLLAERFGVTEEDVVEVDKALSSRDVSVDAPLGEDAGRTFGDVLPAEQVSVEEQVSVAELREKVDRALEAFKKTVTQRDRALIELRLAADEPLTLQELGDRFGVTREAMRQAENKLKKKLAVYLREQLGEDVSL, encoded by the coding sequence ATGATCAGCGGCTCCCCGCCTCCCGACCCCCCCCTGGATGCCTCCGTCGAGGGCGAGGCCTTCGAGGCCGTCGCGGAGGACCTGGTCGAGGAACCGGCCGCCGAGCCCGAGACGAGCACGGCGCTGGTCCCCGTCAACCAGGAGCGCCTGCCCGTCAGCGTCGATCCTCTCGCCCGCTACATCCAGGAGGTGCGCCGGGTGGAAGAACTCGACCCGGCTCAAGAGCAGGACCTGGCCCGCCGGTACCGGGAACGGGGCGATGCGGAGGCCGCCCGCCGCCTGATCACCGCCAACCTGCGACTCGTGGTCAAGCTGGCGCTGATGTACCGGCGGGCCTTCCGCAACGTCTGGGACCTGATCCAGGAGGGCAACATCGGCCTGATGGAGGCGCTCAAGCGCTACGACCCCGAGCAGAAGGTGCGCTTTTCGACCTACGCCGCCTGGTGGATCAAGGCCTACATGCTCAAGTACCTGCTCGACAACCACCGCCTGGTGCGGGTCGGTACGACCAACGCCCGCCGCAAGCTGCTCTACAACCTGCGCAAGGAGCAGCGCAAGCTGGCCGCCGAAGGGATCCAGGCCACACCCAAGCTGCTGGCCGAGCGCTTCGGGGTGACGGAAGAAGACGTGGTGGAGGTGGACAAGGCCCTGTCCTCCCGGGACGTCTCCGTCGACGCGCCCCTGGGCGAAGATGCGGGTCGCACCTTCGGCGACGTGCTGCCGGCCGAGCAGGTCTCCGTCGAAGAGCAGGTTTCCGTCGCCGAGTTGCGCGAGAAGGTCGACCGGGCCCTGGAGGCCTTCAAGAAGACCGTCACTCAGCGCGACAGGGCGCTGATCGAGCTGCGCCTCGCTGCTGATGAACCTCTCACCCTGCAGGAGCTGGGCGACCGTTTCGGCGTGACCCGCGAGGCGATGCGCCAGGCCGAGAACAAGCTGAAGAAAAAACTGGCGGTTTACCTGCGCGAGCAACTCGGCGAAGATGTGTCTCTCTGA
- a CDS encoding PD-(D/E)XK nuclease family protein — protein sequence MFEQVPHDFSWSASRHGTFENCRRAYFFHYYLALGKVSDADPGRSAEARRLRAMTTVPMWVGSQVHDTIERLLRTARRGGVIDVDAAVAAMLDGMRRDYVDSRDDLARKERNYKGRTRFHEHEYGPEPSPREWKQAAEDAESMVRDFVRLDYLETVRALDNGALLALEDLQKWDFHGVGVWVKIDLAYRDAEGRVNIVDWKTGRRINEDNPLQMTGYASYAHRTWDAPLARLAVREVYLRLPDPEKWCRVDDAVIEQANEKIEASIRSMLSLLDDPSQDVAGERNFDAAPEEWRCRRCNFRGICPEASIEA from the coding sequence GTGTTTGAGCAGGTCCCCCACGATTTCTCCTGGTCCGCTTCGCGTCACGGCACTTTCGAGAACTGCCGGCGCGCCTATTTCTTCCACTACTACCTGGCGCTGGGCAAGGTCTCCGACGCCGACCCCGGCCGCTCGGCCGAGGCGCGGCGCCTGCGGGCGATGACTACGGTGCCGATGTGGGTCGGTTCCCAGGTGCACGACACCATCGAGCGCCTGCTGCGGACCGCGCGCCGCGGTGGGGTCATCGACGTGGACGCCGCCGTGGCCGCCATGCTCGACGGCATGCGTCGGGACTATGTCGACAGTCGTGACGACCTGGCCCGCAAGGAGCGCAACTACAAGGGGCGTACCCGCTTCCACGAGCACGAATACGGCCCGGAGCCCTCGCCCCGGGAGTGGAAGCAGGCGGCGGAAGATGCCGAGTCGATGGTGCGGGACTTCGTCCGGCTGGACTATCTCGAGACGGTGCGCGCCCTCGACAACGGCGCCCTGCTGGCCCTCGAGGACCTGCAGAAGTGGGACTTCCACGGTGTCGGTGTGTGGGTCAAGATCGACCTGGCCTACCGGGACGCGGAGGGCCGGGTGAACATTGTCGACTGGAAGACCGGTCGCCGGATCAACGAAGACAACCCGCTGCAGATGACGGGCTACGCATCGTATGCGCACCGGACCTGGGACGCGCCCCTCGCCAGGCTGGCGGTGCGCGAGGTCTACCTGCGCCTGCCCGATCCCGAGAAGTGGTGCCGTGTCGACGACGCGGTCATCGAGCAGGCCAACGAGAAAATCGAAGCGTCGATCCGCAGTATGCTCTCGTTGCTCGACGACCCTTCGCAGGACGTCGCCGGCGAACGGAATTTCGATGCCGCACCCGAGGAGTGGCGCTGCCGGCGCTGCAATTTCCGTGGCATCTGCCCGGAGGCATCGATCGAAGCATGA
- a CDS encoding (deoxy)nucleoside triphosphate pyrophosphohydrolase, with protein sequence MDGLETIIVAAAVIRRGEVYLLTRRRAGSHMAGYWEFPGGKVEAGENPAQALERELAEEVGLTVQAGREICRLEHDYPERRVRLHFLEAVVVQGEARPLEVAEVGWFTPREMKQLPLLPADDPVVALLGRREEGAGSV encoded by the coding sequence GTGGACGGACTCGAGACGATCATCGTGGCGGCGGCGGTGATTCGCCGTGGGGAGGTCTACCTGCTCACCCGGCGCCGCGCGGGTTCGCACATGGCCGGCTACTGGGAGTTTCCGGGGGGCAAGGTGGAGGCCGGCGAGAATCCCGCCCAGGCCCTCGAACGGGAACTGGCCGAGGAGGTCGGGTTGACGGTGCAGGCCGGCCGTGAGATCTGCCGGCTCGAACACGACTACCCCGAGCGCCGGGTGCGGCTGCATTTTCTCGAGGCCGTCGTCGTCCAGGGTGAAGCGCGGCCGCTGGAGGTCGCCGAGGTAGGGTGGTTCACACCCCGTGAGATGAAGCAGCTTCCTTTGCTGCCCGCCGACGATCCCGTCGTGGCCCTGCTCGGCCGCCGGGAGGAAGGAGCCGGAAGTGTTTGA
- a CDS encoding tetratricopeptide repeat protein yields the protein MNRSLLVVLAALLVALVAVAAFRPSFDNEFIWDDPIVFQRQLPYFDSLANVFDPPKSIPQFGTHYYRPLGVVSYQIDEAIATRFWPLEQRDQARQRVYHASVIFYHALASVLVLLLGLRLVALSGLDQALGLGAALGGSLLFAVHPIHVESVSWMAGRADVLCTIFLVAALLTWMRHHRRGRWPDLVAAGGFALAAMLCKETGVGALLLLPALDLLLPRPERAAAPAEGLTRAERRRLAREKQAAPRGVGWVGFFLPRWLVLAAAGGVYFLLRSQAIDAGHLKSSGASVGALFGALGWYFKKFFWPAPQSAFITLVPGGWWTLAGVVLLLGAGGAVWAVLSRQRRSGLGELVALGVFFAFLAPSLAIVAFRISETPLAERYLYAPSVGLCLLVPLLLARVVALTPLGARPVPALAAVLLPCVLVAVPMTRATLEREKVWQNNLAFWRDAVIKAPGEGLPHLHLGLTYNEMDYTEKAIEEYKLALQQYRDAEGRSKAYNNLGSAYIRLGKLEEASRALEGALEEVPRYATATYNLALVQLRRARQARDLRERARLTNAALSGFRAAIRINPRYVKAHYQYGALLLGLGRADLGLEHLRKVIALAPSSGEAQAARKLLERGVQETR from the coding sequence GTGAATCGCAGCCTGCTCGTCGTCCTGGCCGCCCTGCTGGTGGCCCTCGTTGCCGTCGCGGCTTTCCGGCCGTCGTTCGACAACGAGTTCATCTGGGACGATCCCATCGTCTTCCAGCGGCAGCTTCCGTATTTCGACTCCCTGGCCAACGTCTTCGACCCGCCCAAGAGCATCCCCCAGTTCGGTACCCATTACTATCGCCCCCTGGGTGTGGTGAGCTATCAGATCGATGAGGCGATCGCTACGCGCTTCTGGCCCCTCGAACAACGCGATCAGGCGCGACAGCGGGTCTACCACGCTTCGGTCATCTTCTACCATGCCCTGGCCAGTGTGCTGGTTCTCCTGCTGGGCCTTCGGCTCGTCGCGCTTTCGGGCCTCGATCAGGCCCTGGGCCTGGGGGCCGCCCTGGGCGGGAGCCTGCTGTTCGCGGTGCATCCGATTCACGTCGAAAGCGTGTCCTGGATGGCCGGCCGGGCCGACGTGTTGTGTACGATCTTTCTCGTCGCGGCCCTGCTGACCTGGATGCGGCACCACCGGAGGGGCCGGTGGCCCGACCTGGTGGCGGCCGGGGGGTTCGCCCTGGCCGCGATGCTGTGCAAGGAGACCGGTGTCGGGGCGTTGCTGCTGCTCCCTGCTCTCGACCTGCTCCTGCCCCGGCCGGAGAGGGCCGCCGCCCCCGCGGAAGGCCTGACCCGCGCCGAGCGACGCCGCCTGGCCCGGGAGAAACAGGCCGCGCCCCGGGGCGTGGGCTGGGTCGGCTTCTTCCTGCCGCGGTGGCTGGTCCTCGCGGCTGCCGGCGGCGTGTACTTCCTGTTGCGCTCGCAAGCCATCGACGCGGGGCATCTCAAGAGTTCGGGCGCTTCCGTGGGGGCGCTCTTCGGGGCGCTCGGCTGGTACTTCAAGAAGTTCTTCTGGCCCGCGCCCCAGTCCGCGTTCATCACCCTGGTGCCGGGGGGGTGGTGGACACTGGCCGGCGTCGTGCTCCTGCTCGGAGCCGGCGGGGCGGTCTGGGCGGTGCTCTCGCGGCAACGCCGATCCGGCCTGGGAGAGCTCGTCGCCCTGGGCGTGTTTTTCGCCTTTCTGGCCCCTTCGCTGGCCATCGTGGCCTTTCGCATTTCCGAGACGCCTCTCGCCGAGCGTTACCTCTACGCGCCGAGCGTGGGGCTCTGCCTGCTCGTCCCGCTGCTGCTCGCCCGGGTGGTGGCCCTCACCCCGTTGGGCGCCAGGCCGGTGCCGGCGCTGGCGGCGGTGCTGCTCCCTTGCGTGCTGGTCGCCGTGCCGATGACCCGGGCCACCCTGGAGCGGGAGAAGGTCTGGCAGAACAACCTGGCTTTCTGGCGGGATGCGGTGATCAAGGCGCCCGGCGAAGGGTTGCCCCACCTTCACCTGGGATTGACCTACAACGAGATGGATTACACCGAGAAGGCGATCGAGGAGTACAAGCTGGCTCTCCAGCAGTACCGCGACGCCGAGGGTCGCTCCAAGGCTTACAACAACCTGGGCTCGGCCTACATTCGCCTCGGCAAGCTGGAGGAGGCGAGCCGGGCTCTCGAGGGCGCTCTCGAGGAGGTGCCGCGCTACGCCACCGCTACCTACAACCTGGCGCTGGTCCAGCTCCGCCGGGCCCGGCAGGCCCGTGATCTGCGGGAGCGGGCCCGGCTGACCAACGCGGCCCTCAGCGGTTTCCGGGCCGCGATTCGGATCAATCCGCGCTACGTCAAGGCCCACTACCAGTACGGAGCCCTGCTGTTGGGCCTGGGACGGGCCGACCTGGGGCTCGAGCACCTGCGCAAGGTGATCGCCCTGGCGCCCTCTTCCGGTGAGGCCCAGGCGGCGCGCAAGCTGCTGGAGCGAGGCGTGCAGGAAACGCGCTGA
- a CDS encoding glycosyltransferase family 9 protein encodes MSIKADMLKAADAVLGRLLCLWPRSAPSPGGGDEPRRVLVIRPGGIGDAVLFIPMLEALRQSWPGAELELLLERRNLGVIQPTGLADRIFLYDRFPRDLLALLRRRYDVVIDTEQFHHLSAVVARWTGAPRRIGFGTNRRRRHLTEVVDYSHEVYEVRSFLDLARQATGRLPEWDPEQPFYPVAPEAAAFAEQALEPLKARRIAVIHPGASIPQRRWPPRRYGQLARMLVDDGLGVVILGGPSDGAAAREIHAAVAGAGAIDLAGRCSLAQAAAVVARAQVYISADSGVLHLAYAVGTRTVHLFGPGVHAKWGPPGSRFRTIRTPVPCSPCTRYGYTPPCNQQLACMMGITPRQVYEAVLEQLRGSEEAPV; translated from the coding sequence GTGTCGATCAAGGCTGACATGCTCAAGGCCGCCGATGCGGTCCTCGGCCGGCTGCTGTGCCTGTGGCCCCGCTCCGCCCCTTCCCCGGGGGGGGGAGACGAACCGCGGCGCGTGCTCGTCATCCGTCCCGGCGGCATCGGTGACGCGGTGCTGTTCATCCCCATGCTCGAAGCTCTCCGGCAGAGCTGGCCCGGGGCGGAGTTGGAATTGCTCCTCGAGCGGCGCAACCTCGGTGTGATTCAGCCCACGGGCCTGGCCGACAGGATCTTTCTCTACGATCGCTTTCCCCGGGACCTTCTGGCCCTGCTCCGGCGGCGCTACGACGTGGTGATCGACACCGAGCAGTTTCATCACCTCTCGGCCGTGGTGGCCCGCTGGACCGGGGCGCCGCGTCGCATCGGCTTCGGCACGAATCGTCGCCGTCGACACCTGACCGAAGTGGTGGACTACTCCCACGAGGTCTACGAGGTCAGGTCTTTTCTCGACCTGGCACGCCAGGCGACGGGCCGCCTGCCCGAGTGGGATCCCGAGCAGCCGTTCTATCCCGTCGCCCCGGAGGCCGCGGCCTTCGCCGAGCAGGCTCTCGAGCCGCTGAAGGCCCGGCGCATCGCGGTGATTCATCCCGGGGCCTCGATCCCGCAGCGGCGCTGGCCGCCGCGGCGTTACGGGCAGTTGGCCCGTATGCTGGTCGACGACGGCCTGGGCGTGGTGATCCTCGGCGGGCCCTCCGATGGCGCCGCGGCCCGGGAGATTCACGCTGCGGTGGCCGGCGCGGGAGCGATCGACCTGGCCGGGCGATGCAGCCTGGCCCAGGCGGCGGCGGTGGTAGCGCGGGCCCAGGTCTACATCTCCGCCGATTCCGGCGTCTTGCACCTGGCCTACGCCGTCGGCACCCGCACCGTGCATCTCTTCGGCCCCGGCGTGCATGCCAAGTGGGGCCCGCCCGGGAGCCGGTTCAGGACGATTCGCACCCCCGTTCCCTGTTCGCCCTGCACCCGCTACGGCTACACGCCGCCCTGCAACCAGCAACTCGCCTGCATGATGGGCATCACGCCGCGGCAAGTCTACGAAGCGGTGCTCGAGCAACTACGGGGTTCGGAAGAGGCCCCGGTCTAG